A region of the Nocardia asteroides genome:
TTTCCGGCTGTTGCAGCTTCGAGGCGAGTACTGCGGCTTGAGTGCGGCGTTCGACGCCGAGTTTGGTCAGCAGTCGCGAGACGTAGTTCTTGACGGTCTTCTCCGCCAGGAACATTCGGCCAGCGATCTGCCGGTTGGTCAATCCTTCGCCGAGTAACCCGAGAAGGATGCGTTCCTGATCGGTGAGTCCGGCGAGTGGGCTACTCTGCGCCTCGGCTCGGAGCTTGGCCCTGAGCGCGGGGGCCCCACGGTCGTCCAGCAGCGATCGACCGGCGCCGACGACGCGGATGGCATCGATGAGTTCGAGGCTTTTGATGTCTTTGACGACGTACCCGCTGGCCCCGGCCAGAATGGCATCGAGCTTGGCCTGTTCGTCGGTGAAGGAGGTGAGGATCAGGCAGCGCAGGTCCAGATCGGCCGCGAGTAGTTCGCGGCACAGCTCGATTCCGTTGCCGTCGGGTAACCGCACGTCCAGCACAGCGATGTCGGGGCGGAGCGCAGGAATGCGGGCCAGTGCCTGGGAGTAGCTGCCCGCTTCGCCGACGACGTCCAGGTCGGGCTCGAGGTCGACGAGGTCCGCGACGCCGCGGCGGACGATCTCGTGATCGTCGACCAGGAACACCTTCACCATGGACAACTCCTTCGTCTGGTCACCAACAGACTACGGAGTCCCCAGTCGTGCCGTCTGGTAGTTCGGACCGCTGATCGGTGACCGGGTTCGATCGACCGATTCTGCGGCGGGTCCACGTCGGTGAATCCGCCGGGTAAGGGATGCCTTGGCGTCCGTGTCATCGAGCGCCATTCCACGGGGTGATTTCTCCGATCGGCTTGTGGGCATCAGGTGCGGTGCGCGGCCCGGTGGAGTTCGGCGGTCGCCAGCCGTTGCGCCCATGTCCGTGCTCGTTCCAATTCGCCGTCGGCAAGGGGGCCGGCGATGTCGGTGACGAGGAAATCCATCGGATCGGCGGCAAGCTCGTAACCCGATCGGCGCAACCGTCTCCCCACGCCGCGCGCGGCCGACCCGGGCAGCCAGGGCGGAGTGGCGGCTTTGGTGCCGAATGCCGCGGCCCTGCTGCCGACCGGAGCGGTGGATGCCGCATCGAGCCATTCCCTGACGCCGATGTCGACCGCCACCGGTGCTGCGGTCTGCTTGGCGGCGTCGCGCCGGGTACGTGGTCTGCTGAGGCCGAAGGCGTGGGTTGGCGCTCCGACCACCAGCAGATCCACCCGCGACAGCGCCGCGTCGGTGGAGGTAGCGACGTTCACTACCTCCACCGTCGCGAACCCGCCGAGGCCCTCGGCAATTGCTTGGGCGATGGCGGCGGTGTTGCCGAACATTGATTCATAGACGACCCGGCTCAGCATCTCGATCTCCTCTGCGCTTGTAACCGATGGCGTGGAATCGCCGACGCTACGGACCGGGGCGACGACTTCGGCAGTGCCGAAGCGACCCTCGTGCAAGGACTTTCGACCATGGGCCGCGTCGACGTGGAGGCGATCCGCGGGCGGCTCCGCAGCTGCCGCCCTCATCGGCCGGTATGGGCACCGAGTTGCGTGCACCGGAACTTTCTACATGCGCGCATATCCCAGGTGTCGGATGGTCCAGAGGCGGGGATATGGGCCCCTGCCTCGTGGACTTTTTGCTCTATGGGCCGACCGGTTGCCCTTGATGGCATGAGAGCTGACTTCGAACACCCGAGAAAGCGAGGCCGGCCCATGTCAGTGATCGAGCCGCTGTCGCCCCCGATCGATCCAGTGATAGCGATCGAGACACGGGGGAAGATGGTGGATTGTGAAACGGCTCGGTTGGCGCGCGTGCTGACCGGAGTGCTGGGACGCCACGACCTCACCACAACGGCGCGAGTTCGTCTGTCCTTGCAAGGCACGGGGGAGCCAGCCCTCGTGCAGGTCAACGTCCGATTTCTCGATGTGCCGACCCGGGTTCAGATCAGCGGCCCGCGCGGATTCGTCGCCGCCTTCGCAGCTGGGCGACTCGATCAGCAGTTGACCCGGCTGGCCGGGCAAGGAGGATCCCGGCACTGGCCCGACCCCGCTCGTCCGCCACTTGCGCTGGTATCCCGACAGCGGCCGATCGTGCGACGCAAAGTATGCGACCCGATCTGCACCAACCCGGCCGAGGCCGCCGCGATCATGGACGCGATGGACTACGACGCTCACCTGTTCGTCGATGACCACACTGGTGAGGACGCGATCGTCTTCTGGGCGGGACCGCTCGGGGTGCGGGTGGCCGGGCAACATCAGCTGCTACTCCAACGGACTACAGCAGCACCGATGTTCACCGTGCAGCCGCAGCCCGCACCGTGGCTGACCGACGAAGAGGCCGCCGCTCGGCTCTGCCGATACGGCCTTCCGTTTCTGTTCTACACCGATCCTCGCAGCCACCGTGGGCACCTGGTGTACCGCAGGTACGACGGGGACCTAGCGGTTGTCATGCCTGCGGTTTCCGAATCCGACGGTGCGGCGAAAGGGTTGTCGTGATCGAGCCAGGAACAAAAGGCGCCGCGCCGCGGGATGTGGTGGATCTCGACCGCGCCGAGGCGCTACGCCTGCTGGCGTCCACTCCGCTCGGCCGAGTCGTGTACACGCGCAACGCATTACCCGCAATACGTCCGGTGAATCACATGGTCGATCGTGGGCTGATCGTAATTCGTACTCGTCTCACCTCCCGGCTCGCCGGCGCCGTAAGCGGCAATTCTCCGGTGGTAGTCACATACGCCGCCGACGACATCGACCCGATCCTTCGCGTTGGCTGGTCGGTCTCGGTGACGGGGCTGGCGCATACGGTTACCGATGCGGAGCGAATTGCGCGATACGAGCAGTTGCTTCGGCCATGGGTCGAAGGGGTGATGGACAGTGTCATCACGATCGAGCCGACTATCGTCTCCGGCATCAGGCTCATCGAAAGACAACCAACTGTGAGTGACGTCGACGGTCCATCCGGGGTCATACTGTGAGCGCGGCGTCGCCGGTCTCGTCGTGACCGACCACGAGGTAGCGGTGGTCGTGGCGCGCTACGGCAGTAACCCGGCCGAGTACTGAGTTGCTTCCCCAACTAGCCCGGGTGGCACAAGAATCCGTCCTCGAAGCTGGCGTGATTGATGTGCTTGATTCTCGGTCGTGGTGCGTAGGCACGAGTTGACCGAAGGACAGTAGCGGATCGTCGAGCCGTTGCTGCTGGCAATGTCAACGCCTACACCATGTTCACCCAGGCCCTGGCCGGGATCTGGATGTCACCACCGGGTCGGAGTCGGCCGTCGACTCTGGCGGGTGTCGGCAGACAAGGGCTATTCGACCCAAGCGATCCGCGGGCACCTTCGACAGCGTCATATCACACCACGATCCCCTTACGCAGCGATCAGCAGGCCAACCGTCGCCGTCGGGGCAGTGCTGGTGGTCGTCCACCGACCTTCGATCGGACTGCGTACCGGCGCCGCAATGTGGTCGAACGCTGCTTCATCCCGCTCGAGCAGTATCGGGCCATCACCACCCGATGCGACAAGACCGCGATTTGTTACCGAGGCATGCTCGATCCGGCCACCCTGCTCATATGGCTTTGAGGATGTCAGTCGCAGGTTGGCGATCGGTCAGCTCGGGTGGACGACCATGACTGGGCAGTCGGCGTGCTGTATGAGCCAGTTGCTGGTGGAACCGAGGAGCAGGCCACGGAAACCGCCACGGCCGCGGCTTCCTACCACGACCAGTTGCGCCTGCTTCGACCACTCGTTCAGGCGCTCACGTGGGCCGGTCGGATAGACCTTGCGGACCACGCTGACATCCGGATACTTTTCCTGCCAGCCCGCGAGCCGCTCGGCCAACAGCGCGTGCTCGCCGATCTCGAAGTTTTCCAGCGGGCTGGTGAGGTAGGACGTTCCGGCGAACTCCCCGGCCGAGAGGCCGCTCCATGCATGGACAGCGATAAGTTCGGCGCCGCGCTCGGCCGCTCCGCTGAATGCGGCGGCGATGGCGGCTTCCCCGACTTCACTGCCGTCGACCCCTACGACAACCGGCCCGGTATCGCCGGCCTGCTTATCGCCCCGCACCACCACGGTGGCGCCATGGGCGTGTGCGGTCACCGCGAGCAGCGTAGATCCGAGATGAGCGACAGTTCCGACGCCCGGTGTGGCACCGAGGACCACCAGGTGCGCGTGCGTCGACAGCGCAACCAGCGACTGTGCCGCGTTCTGTTCGAAGAGTTCCGTGGCGATGGGCAGCGCGGGCGCCTCCGCGCGTGCCTGCCCTGCGGCTTCGACGAGAAGTTCCGCTCCTCGCGCGCGCAGCGTCTCGCTGACCGTGGGCACCATCACGTCATAGCTGCCGAGTGCCGCGCGAGTCGCGGCGAAATCGATTCCGTGCACGATCAGCAGACGGCGGCCGCGATGCGCCGCCGTCCGGGCTGCCCAACGGACAGCGGCGGTGGCCGGGGCAGTGCCGTCGGTGCCGACGACTATGGCCGCGTCGGCGAGGGTGTGCGGATGCACGTCATGCTGGTCAGTCATGGCGATGCCCTTCGGTTGCGGGAAGTCTCTTCGATAGCGTGCGTTGTCCACGACAGCTGGCTTTGGTCATCGACCGAGGAGTCGATCGGCCGTCTCAGGCCCGGGGTCGGTCGGTGAGTATCCTGCGACTACCGGACCGCTACGAATGATCCTTCCGACAAGCATCGCAAGGGAGACGATGCTCGAGTCCACAGCCTGTCGGCACTAGAGCTTCGGGCCGAGCAATCCCAATCACGGCAGTGGCGCGGACCAGCGCAGCACGGTACCGCCCTCGGGCCGGTTCGTCAGGCTGAAGCTGCCGCCGGCATTCTCCGCCCGTGCCGCCAGGTTCGCCAGTCCGCTGCGGCGGGCAATGTCTTCCGGAATGCCCGCGCCGTCGTCTGCCACTTCGATCGTGACGTCGTCGTTGATCTGCAATTCGACCGCTACGGTGTTCGCGGCCGCATGTCGGACCACGTTGCTCACCGCCTCCCGCAGCACGGCTTCGACGTCGTCGGACAGGGGTGGTGTCAGCACGGTGACCGGGCCGGCGAGCCGGATGGTGGTCCGAAGGCCGGTCTCAGCGGTCATATCGACCACGATGCCATGCAGGTATTTCCGATACTTCGACGAGTCCGCCGCCGAATTACTCTGCAGATCGAAGATCGAGTGGCGGATGTCCTGAACGATGCTTTGCACGTCGTCGATCGTGTCTATCAGCCGGGACTTGACCTCGGGAGCACGTGCCCGCTGCGCTGTGCCCTGCAGGGACAGGCCCACCGCGAAAAGCCGCTGGATCACATGGTCGTGCAGGCCGCGGGCGATGCGGTCGCGGTCGGAGAGAACGTCGAGTTCACGCATCCGCCGCTGGGTGTCGGCTAATTGCAGCGCCACGGCCGCCTGGTCGGCGAAGGCCGCCATCATGGCCTGGGTGGCGGTATCCAGCGGTGCCGCTCCCGTCGGCCGCAGAGAGCCGAGGACGCCGATCACCGAGCCACGCGCACGCAGCGGAATGATCAAGACAGGTCCGGTCTCGGGCACCATCTCGGCGAACGTCCCATCCCGCAGTTCATCGACGGAGACGGGCTGTCCTGTCCGGAATGCGTTGCCCGCATGCGACCCCTCGACACCCACGAACAAGCCGTTCATCGCTTCCGAACTCGGCCCGGCGGCGGCGGCGACCAGAAGCTCGGTCACTTCATCGTGGGGAATGTCCGGATCCTCGGGCAAAGCGAGGAATGTGATCGCGGAGTCGGTCAGCGTCAGTGCGCGCTCGGCGACAAGTTGCAGGACTTCCTCCGGTTCGCCACCGGCCAGGAGCTCCGTCGCTACGTCGCGAATAGCTTCGAGCCATTGTTGCCGGATTCGAGATTGTTCGTAAAGACGAGCGTTCTCGATGGCGATGCCTGCCGCAGCGGCCAACGCTTGAACCACTACCTCGTCGTCATCGGTGAACTCTTGCCCATCTGCCTTTTCGGTCAAGTAAAGATTGCCGAAGACTTCCTCGCGGACTTTGACCGGCACACCGAGGAAGGTGTGCATGGGCGGGTGGTGTGCGGGAAAACCCACCGAGGCGGGGTGGTCGGCGATTCTGGCCAGTCGTAGCGGCTTGGGTTCTTCGATAAGCAATCCGAGTACGCCGTGCCCGCGGGGTAGGTCGCCGATCATGACGCGGGTGCGGTCATCGATCCCTTCGTAGACGAACTCGGCCAGCTGATTGCTGGCTTCATCGGTTTCGCGGACACCGAGGGCGCCGTACCCGGCGTCGACGAGCTCGATGGCGGTGTGCACGATGGTGCGCAAGGTGTTGTCGAGGTCGAGTCCGGCGGTGACCACCAGCATGGCTTCGATGAGCCGGTCCATTCGATCGCGTACGTCGACGATCTGCGCGATCCGGTCCTGCACCTCGATGAGCAGCTCACGAAGCCGCAACTGCGACAAGGTCTCCGTCACCGAAGCCCGGCCGTTGGACCTGGGCGTGTACTGCTGGCCCTCCATGGACCGCATTCTCCCATGATCGAGCCATCCGTTCCCGCTGCGAGCGATCATCAGGACCGGGCGGATTGGCAGGGTGCTTCTCGCAGCTCGGATGCGACGTTCGACCCGAGCTCGAGTAGTAACTGCGAAGCTACACTTGCCTCGAGATTACGGAATGTCCGTGGGACCGCGGTTCCGAGTGGGACTCGCATCGGTGTCCGCGGCCCCATGACTGGGGCCTGTGCCGTACGTTCGCTGCCATTACCTGCTCGGCGAAGGGATCCGCGCTGGTCGCGTGCGATTCGCTCACCTGAGCCTAGCCTGCGATCTCCCGGTGATCGCGATCGCGGTATGGGAACTCCGCTTTCGAGAGGCCTATAGTCGGCCTGCGGTACAGGTGCCCGATGATCGCCGTCATGGCTACCAGTAGTTGCCGTTCGTCAGCTGACAACCTATCGGCCGGCCGGTGGTGGCGGAGGTGTTGCAGGGCGATCCAGTGTTCAGTAGCCGGCGTCGGGGCCGGACCGCTGTGACCGCAGTTTCGACACGTAGACGGCCGCCTGAGTTCGCCGTTCGAGACCGAGTTTGGCCAGCAATCGGGAGACATAGTTTTTGACCGTCTTCTCGGCCAGGAACATGCGTTCGGCGATCTGCCGGTTGGTCAGTCCTTCACCGAGTAGATCGAGAAGCTTGCGCTCCTGGTCTGTGAGCCCGGCCAGAGGTCCGTCCTGCTGGGTGTTCATGCGCAGCCGTTGCATCAGAGCGGCGGCGGCGCGGTTGTCCAGCAGGGAGCGGCCTCGAGTCGGGCCGTGCATTCGCAACGCCGCCGGCTGCTCAGGTCCGTCGATATCCCGGCCATGATGGGGGCGAGATTTCCGTGCCCCCGGCGCCGTCTCCGCTGGTAAATTCAGTTCTTCTCGGACAGGACGACGCCGTAAGTAACGTGCCCGCCATCGAAGTCGCCTACGAGGAAGCCCCCGACGCACCTCGATCAGGCCGGTCAGGTAGACGCCGGCGCCTCGGCTCGCAGGCTGTCCAAGGCGGCGGCCAGCCGCCGCCGCACGTCACCGGCGACCGAGCGCAGTTGCGCGCGGGCGATGATATGGACCAGTACATCGGGATCGATCACCTCGACCACTGTGCCGTTCTCGACCGAGCGCATGACCACACTGGAGGACATCACCAGGCCGGCCTGCCGGTCGGTGACCAGCGCCCGATATGCCAGTCGTGGAGCGCAGACGTTCACAATCCAGTAGTCCTCGATGTCCTCGCCGGTGTTCTCCCGCAGCATGGCCTGGACGTCGACCTCGGCCGTCACGATGAGCCCGTGGTGTCGCAATGCTTCCTTGGTACGTTCGACAGCGACGCCGAACGGTACGTCGAGACGGACCGCGATGGTTGTGGCCGGCGCGACCGGCATGCGGATCTCGGTCAGTAGACTCCGGGGATCGGTGACCTCGTCCGGGCCTATCAGGTAAGCCTCGGTCGGCGGTCCGATCGGGCGGTAGCCGCCATCGCGCATCCACTGCCGTAGCGCCTGATAGGCCGCACTCAGGTTGTGGTAGCTACCGCGGTGGCAGGTGCGGGCGACCAAGGTTCCGGCCATTACGACTACCTGCGCGCCGTAACTCGGTCCGAGGTTGGGCGCGGGCTCCACCGGGACGCCGAATTCCACCGCGATCGCCTCGTCTGCGGGCATTTCGTCGTGGAATGTGATCGTCGGCGCGCCGCTGGCGGTCAGCCCGGCACGCTGCACGATACGGGTCACCTCTCGCATGCCTTCGACGATGTCCTCGCCCAGGAGATCCGGTCGGACCTCGCGTGGCACCCGCAGCACCGCCTCCGGCGCCGACTCGACCAAGGCCACCTGGTAGTCCACTGACGCCTCCTCTGGTTTGTCCTGCCACGAGCGTGCGCCCTGACAGCTGCGGCTGCACAGGGGCGAAGGTCCTGCTCTTGTGGGTAGTACTACCGCGCTAACCCTGAGGACGGAAGTGCACTGCCGGCGGAGGTCCCCGCCCTGCCGCAATGAGCACCGCAACCGGCACCACATCCGCTTGCCGCCTGATGCTGTTGCCACCGCGCGTGGGCGGCTCGGATAGTGGCGGCTCGGCGTGCACTTGCTCGACGACGAGTTCCTCCGGCATCCGCTGTGCAGCTCGGCGTCGTGGTTTCGCAGCGCCGCGGCGGCATCATGGTGCCTGCGATCGTGGGCGTCGCCGCACTCGCTCCGCTGGCCATGATGGAGGCATTTCGCGGCGTCGTCGCCGGTACTGGCACCGCTCGGCTACGTTCCGCGGAGTGCATTAGATGATGGCAACCCCCGCCTGATTCATAACGCACCCTTGCGGGGGCGGGCCTTTGTCGACTCGTCATGCTCGCTCGGCAGGGGTAGAACGATAGTCACGCATGCTCGGTAGAAGCGCTACCGTCTTGCGGTGCTGCTGGAGCACGCGAGGAGAGTGGGTTGTATGGGCAGCGTGCGGGATCTGCTGTATGCGACGAAACGTCGGATGTATCGGGGCAACCGGCCGGGGATGCTCGCCCGGGTGCTGAACCGGGCCTCGGAGTGGATGTACTCGGCGGGTGTGCTGTCCCCGGGGTGTGCCATGACTCTGGAAGTGTCCGGTCGGCGCACCGGGCGCCCGGTGAGGCTGCCGATCGTGGTCGCCGAGTACGAGAGTCAGCGCTACCTGGTGTCGATGCTGGGCCCGGACGCCGGGTGGGTGCGTAACGTCCGCGCGGCGAACGGCCGCGCGTTCCTGCACCGGCGCGGCCGCGAAGCGGTGCGGCTCACCGAGGTGGAGGTGGGGGAACGGGCGCCGATTCTGCGCCGCTACCTCGCGGTTGCTCCCGGTGCTCGGCCGCACTTTCCGGTCGACCGCACCGCCCCGCTCGGTGAGTTCGCGCGCATCGCGGACCAGTACCCGGTATTCCGGCTCGAACCTGCAGGCTGACGAGAGTTTCGGCCACTGGTCGCAAACCGCCACCTCTCCGGCCTGCTGTTCATCCGGGCCGCGCCTGCGCTCATGAGCGGGCGCGGTGTCATGGGGTCGGTTGGCGTTCGCCGGCGGTATGGGGGTGGCGGGTGAGTAGAGCGGCGGCGCTCCAGAACGCCCCGCGCACTGCGCCGATGCCCGCGACCCCGGCCCCGGCCCGCTCGATCAGCGGTCCAGTGGCATAGGCGGTCCAGCCCAACTCCTCACACACAGCGGCGAGCACGAACGCCGCCGCGACCACCGGCGCCGCGACCACCGGCAGCGCCGCAGAAGCCGGCGCGCCGGCGACCGTCCCGGCCACGGCCTGGGCGAGCACCGGCGCAGCGATCCCGGCGATGGGTCCGCCGGCGTGCGATGAGGCCAGCTGTGGATGCGGCCAGGCGGGATGGCGGTTGAAGCCCTGGGCGTGCGAGGTGGTGCTCGACCGCTGCTCGCGGGGGCGGCGGTCAGCTGTCGAGCGCGGGAGTGGTCGCGTTGAGCAGGGAAAGCGCAGCGGCACAGGCTTGTTCGTGGGCGTTGTCGCCATCATGGTGTGCCGCGACCGCGGTTGCGCCTTCCATCAGGATGAGCAGCTGGCGGCCCAGCGCGTCCGGTGAATCGGAGCCGGCTCGATCGGCGATATCGGTGAACAGCGCGAGGCAACGGTCCAGGTGCCGTGCCGTGATCGCCCGGACCTCCGGGTCGTAGTGCTGGGTGGCGGCGTTGATCATGGCGCAGCCGCGGAAGGTCGGCTCGCGGTACCACTCGCCCAGCGCTGCGAAGACGGCCGCCAAGCGAGCCGCGGGGCCGGGCCCTGCCGCGGTGGCCGCACCGGTCAGCCAGTCGATCACGCGGTCGCTGCGTGCTTCGAGCACGGCGTGCACGAGCCCGTCCTTGGTGCCGAAGTGCCGGTACAGCGTCTCCTTGGAAATACCCAGCCGTTTGCACAGTTCGGCGACGCCGACTCCGTCGATACCGCGGTCGTAGAGCAGTGGGGTGGCGGAGTCGATGATGACGGCGCGAGTACGGGCCGGATCGATGGTGGAGCCCTTGGCTACTGGCATAGAACTGATCGTACCGGCCGGTTCTATGTGCTGTTACGATCCGATCGAACTGATCGGTTCCATCCAAAGGAGAGTCATGCCGGAAGCCGTCGGCGCCCCGCGGCACTGTGCCCGGACACGAGCCCGGATCGGCGCGTTCGATAACGGGCGATCGCCGGGTTCGTCGCCGCCTGCTGCACCGGGACCGATGCGGCAGGCGATGCGCCTGGCCTTGGTAACCGCTGCGGCGCTGGCCGCTACCGGCGGCAGCGGCAATTGTCTGTTCCTGCTGGTGACGCGCGCCGGTGCGGGCGTGGCCGGCGCGGTGGTGTTCATCAGTGGGGGGTGATCGCCTCGTACCTCGCTGTGCGGGCCGGCTCGGGTACGCCCATCATCGTGTACTTCGCCGGGACCGGGCTCGGCATCGCGCTCAGCGGAATCACTGTCCCGCAGGCAGGTGGCCACTGGCAGGCGGCGTGGTCGGGTCTGAGCATCTTCGCTGCGATGGCCGCAGTGGCCAGCTGGCGCGCCGCTGATGAACCGGTCCCGGTCACGCCCCAGGGCGGAGGGGTCCGTTTGCGGACCCTGCGCCGCACGGTGTTGGCCTACCTGCTGTTCGCCGGCGGCTACATCACCTACATCACATTCCTGTCCGCGTACCTGTTCGACCGGTCGGCGCCGACCATTCAGGTCATGGGGGTGTGGATAACCCTGGGGCTCGCGGTGATCATCGGACCCGCGCTGTGGCGTCGGCCGATCGCGCGCCGGCCCGGCCACCGGGTGCTCGCCGGGGTACTGGCCGCGCTCAGCGGTGGCGCGGCGCTCGCTCTGATCTCCTCGAATGCCGCTGTCGCACTGGTCTCTTCGGCTGTATTCGGGGCCACGTTCATGACTGTTCCTGCCGTTGTCACCGCCATTGTCAAGAAACACACCCCGGCAGCGGACTGGACCCCCACACTCGCCGCCTGCACCGTCGTTTTCGCGGCCGGGCAGACGCTCGGGCCGTGGGCCGCCGGCGCGCTCGCCGATCGCCTCGGCACCACCCGCGCCCGTGCTGTGGACTGTGCTGCTCTGCGCCGTCGCATCCATCCTCGCGGCGACGCAATCTCTTCCCGATCCCACCCAGAAGGAGAACGAACACCCATGACAACCTTCGTCCTGATTCCTGGCATGTGCCACGGCGGATGGTGTTTCGAGAACATCACCGATGAGCTGCGCGAACAAGGACATCGGGTACTTCCGTTGACGCTGACCGGTGTGGGCGAACGAAGCCACCTGCGCCACACGGTCGTGAACCTGGACACCCATATCGAGGATGTCACCGCAGTGTTGGCGGCCGAGAACGTGCACGAGGCGGTGTTGGTCGGCCACAGCTACGGCGGCATGGTGATCACCGGGGCAGCGGACCGCTCGCCGGATCGAGTCACGTCACTGGTGTACGTGGACGCCATGGTGCCCGACCATGGTGATTCCTGCTGGGATCTCGCCTCGGAGCAGGAGCATCGGTGGTATCTGGACGTGGTGGACACCGGCGATGCAGTCCGCCCGCTCCCGTTCTTCGACCCCCGTGCGACACCGCATCCCCTGGCCTCGGTGCTACAGCCACTGAAGCTCACCGGCCATCTCGCCCACATCCGCAGCCGCACCTACGTCTACGCCGCCGGATGGGAAACTCCTTCGCCGTTCACCACCGTTCACGCGCGCCTGAGCCGAGAACCCGCCTGGACGACGTATTCGCTCGATGGTGGGCACAACCTCATGCGGGACAATCCCGAAGGCCTGCTGAAGATCTTGCTCAGCACCACCAGAGCGCACTGACCGGTAGCCGGCGGTCTCGGACACGATCTTCGCGGCGCTCAATCAGGCGCAACCGAGCAGGCCCAGCAGTTGAGGCGCCAGAGTCTGGATCCGTGTCCGATTTCGGTGTTCGAATTCGTCGATCCGCTCGATCAGCCTCGAATCGAGTCCGGTGCATAGTCAGAAGGACTGCCCGGTGGTGACTTTCGCTTCTTACGCGAGCACAACGACGCAGCGAACGATGAGGGTAAATGCTGTGCCGTTGGCATGGGCTGTGTTCGCGTACTGCGCTGTGGCAGCGCTCTTCACGGCGGCATTCGATCAGCCCGCCTGGTTCGACGGCGCTTCGCCCTTCGCACATATTCCCAAGGTGCCTCTCCAAACCGCCACCGCCGCCGACATGCTCGTGATCACGGTGCCGACGGTGGCCCTTCTGGTGGTGGGATCGATCGGATTCCGCCGCCGCGACGCCGGTTACTGAGACTCTCGATTCCGTGGCATGGTTCGAGGCGGGTGGTATAACCGAGCGCGACCGGATCAGCAGTGCCAGAAGCGGCGGGTTCGTTGGCGGGGAGGGTGGTCACCCCGGGGAGTGGCCGAAGTCGTCGTAGTCATCGATGTAGCGCGGCCTTTGCGCCCGCCGGGCAGGGTCTTGGTCACATCGCTGACTGGCGCTGCTGTCCGAGTCGTTCCGCGCGCTGTTTGATTCCCAGCAGCATCTTCCGCTCCATGAGCAGACTGCCCGGTTCCATCACGAGCAGGTAGAACAGGCGAGTGAGCTGAGATGCGCCGGTCAGAGCGATGCGGTTGCGGCTGACCAGCCGGGTGGTCTCGCCCATCGGGTAGAGGCCGAACGCCCATACCCAACGTCCGTCCTTGGAGGCGAACACCAAAGCACGTTCAGGATCGAGAAGCGCCACTCGCATACGGGGCCCCGACGTGCCGAGAGCGAAGGTGTCACCGACCGTGAGGTTTTGGAATTGGGGCAGGATCTGCTGGGCGCTGTGCATATCGAGGCCCAGCAGGTTCTCGATCCAGTCGTAGGTGTACGCGCCGCCCCTGCCCGGGCCCATCTGGACCAGCCAAGGCCAGATCGCGGCGGTGCCCGTGCGGATGGTGATTGCGCGAGTCGAGACGATGTCGGCCTCGACAAGCAGATCGTCGCCGGGCATT
Encoded here:
- a CDS encoding YbfB/YjiJ family MFS transporter gives rise to the protein MIASYLAVRAGSGTPIIVYFAGTGLGIALSGITVPQAGGHWQAAWSGLSIFAAMAAVASWRAADEPVPVTPQGGGVRLRTLRRTVLAYLLFAGGYITYITFLSAYLFDRSAPTIQVMGVWITLGLAVIIGPALWRRPIARRPGHRVLAGVLAALSGGAALALISSNAAVALVSSAVFGATFMTVPAVVTAIVKKHTPAADWTPTLAACTVVFAAGQTLGPWAAGALADRLGTTRARAVDCAALRRRIHPRGDAISSRSHPEGERTPMTTFVLIPGMCHGGWCFENITDELREQGHRVLPLTLTGVGERSHLRHTVVNLDTHIEDVTAVLAAENVHEAVLVGHSYGGMVITGAADRSPDRVTSLVYVDAMVPDHGDSCWDLASEQEHRWYLDVVDTGDAVRPLPFFDPRATPHPLASVLQPLKLTGHLAHIRSRTYVYAAGWETPSPFTTVHARLSREPAWTTYSLDGGHNLMRDNPEGLLKILLSTTRAH
- a CDS encoding SRPBCC family protein — translated: MNTTSAAIIPPIARTLSKSRLHTKLSTWGAAGEEIARVMPGDDLLVEADIVSTRAITIRTGTAAIWPWLVQMGPGRGGAYTYDWIENLLGLDMHSAQQILPQFQNLTVGDTFALGTSGPRMRVALLDPERALVFASKDGRWVWAFGLYPMGETTRLVSRNRIALTGASQLTRLFYLLVMEPGSLLMERKMLLGIKQRAERLGQQRQSAM